In Dehalococcoidia bacterium, one DNA window encodes the following:
- a CDS encoding alanine--glyoxylate aminotransferase family protein yields the protein MSRQMINHRGPEFADILRRVTSGVQQVFQTKNDVFILTTSGTGGMEAAVINALSPGDSVLCVSIGAFGDRFAQICETYGAKVTKLDFEWGKAADPAAVDKALAGGSYKAMLVTHNETSTGVTNPLKELAAVARKHNALTIVDAVSSLSAIPCPVDEWDLDIVVTGSQKGWMVPPALAMISLNERGWKAYEEAKMPRFYLDLGKAKSYLERGQTPWTPAVSVFFAMDVALEMMLREGLENIFARHARIGALTRKLVKELGLELLADESVASDTVTAVKVPEGVDGRELNRIMREDYDTVLAGGQAALQGKIFRIGHLGAVTEDDIVACVDALKKALPRVGFAPAAAAP from the coding sequence ATGTCGCGCCAGATGATCAACCACCGCGGACCCGAGTTCGCGGACATCCTCCGGCGGGTGACCTCCGGAGTGCAGCAGGTCTTCCAGACGAAGAACGACGTTTTCATCCTCACAACCTCCGGCACCGGAGGCATGGAGGCAGCGGTCATCAACGCCCTCTCCCCCGGCGACAGCGTGCTGTGCGTCTCCATCGGCGCTTTCGGCGACCGCTTCGCCCAGATCTGCGAAACGTACGGGGCGAAGGTGACGAAGCTCGACTTCGAGTGGGGCAAGGCAGCCGACCCCGCCGCCGTCGATAAGGCTCTCGCGGGCGGCTCCTACAAAGCAATGCTCGTCACCCACAACGAGACCTCGACCGGCGTAACCAATCCGCTCAAGGAGCTGGCGGCGGTCGCGCGCAAGCACAACGCCCTCACCATCGTCGACGCCGTGAGCAGCCTCAGCGCCATTCCCTGCCCCGTCGACGAGTGGGACCTCGATATCGTGGTCACCGGTTCGCAGAAGGGTTGGATGGTGCCGCCGGCGCTGGCCATGATCTCGCTGAATGAGCGCGGGTGGAAGGCGTACGAAGAGGCGAAGATGCCCCGCTTCTACCTCGACCTGGGCAAGGCGAAGAGCTACCTCGAGCGAGGGCAAACGCCGTGGACGCCGGCCGTCTCCGTCTTCTTCGCGATGGACGTTGCGCTGGAAATGATGCTCCGCGAGGGGCTGGAGAACATCTTCGCCCGGCACGCCCGCATCGGCGCGCTGACGCGCAAGTTGGTCAAGGAGCTGGGGCTGGAGCTGCTGGCGGATGAGAGCGTCGCCTCCGACACGGTGACGGCGGTAAAGGTGCCGGAAGGCGTCGACGGCCGCGAGCTGAACCGCATCATGCGGGAAGACTACGACACGGTGCTGGCGGGAGGCCAGGCGGCGCTCCAGGGCAAGATATTCCGCATCGGACACCTGGGCGCCGTGACGGAAGACGACATTGTGGCCTGTGTGGACGCTCTGAAAAAGGCGCTGCCGCGCGTCGGTTTCGCGCCCGCCGCCGCCGCGCCTTAG
- a CDS encoding HIT domain-containing protein, whose protein sequence is MVYCAFCDIIEKRAAGEIIYEDDDVVVFRNVLRWVPVMLLVVPRRHMSQEELWQDLGRVGEVAVMMGKQHCPGGFRLLSNFGRDAMQSQFHGHVHVLGGTWLGEYA, encoded by the coding sequence ATGGTCTACTGCGCGTTTTGCGACATCATCGAGAAGAGGGCTGCGGGGGAGATCATCTACGAGGACGATGATGTCGTAGTGTTCCGGAACGTGCTCCGGTGGGTGCCGGTGATGTTGCTGGTTGTTCCGAGGCGGCACATGAGCCAGGAAGAGTTGTGGCAAGACCTCGGAAGGGTAGGCGAGGTAGCGGTGATGATGGGCAAGCAGCACTGCCCCGGCGGCTTCCGTTTGCTGTCGAACTTTGGGCGGGACGCGATGCAGAGCCAGTTCCATGGGCACGTGCACGTGCTCGGCGGGACGTGGCTGGGCGAGTATGCATAG
- a CDS encoding DUF1015 domain-containing protein — MTDVRPFRGLRFNHHLVSQLADVLCPPFDVISPQEQRLLYERSPFNAVRLELGETSPSDSPSDNRYTRAAATLSDWLSRGVLLQEPSPAFYLYEQDFEHEGHPLTRRALFARVRLHQWSEGKVLPHERTLGGPKEDRLRLLRAARVNVSPILALHRDSARLREVFGALERPTIETEDAAGQRHHLHVRQDASAIGLITEAFRDASVYVIDGHHRYETALAYREERREQSSRWSGDEPENFVLMAVVALDDPGLVVLPSHRLLRTPPPPRFLDRLAETFRLRDVGDWDEMRAALAKTDREEISFGVATAERRVIAVIDTNSAARLMPSETPRLWRSLDAAVLRELVLKRLLGIDEERAASEQSVEFTHNGAEALRLVESGGYGLAFLLSAVPPEKVIEIADAGERMPQKTTYFYPKIPAGLVLNPLF, encoded by the coding sequence TTGACCGACGTCCGGCCCTTTCGTGGCCTTCGCTTTAACCACCACCTCGTGTCCCAGCTCGCCGACGTGCTGTGCCCGCCGTTCGACGTGATCTCGCCGCAGGAGCAGCGCCTGCTCTACGAGCGCAGCCCGTTCAACGCCGTCCGCCTCGAACTCGGCGAAACGTCCCCTTCCGACTCCCCTTCCGACAACCGCTACACCCGCGCCGCCGCCACCCTCAGCGACTGGCTCTCCCGAGGCGTGCTGCTGCAGGAGCCTTCTCCTGCCTTCTACCTCTACGAGCAGGACTTCGAGCACGAGGGCCACCCCCTAACTCGGCGCGCCCTCTTCGCCCGCGTCCGCCTCCATCAGTGGAGCGAGGGGAAGGTCCTCCCCCACGAACGCACGCTCGGCGGCCCCAAGGAAGACCGGCTGCGGCTGTTGCGCGCCGCCCGCGTGAACGTAAGCCCCATCCTTGCTCTTCACCGCGATTCCGCCCGCCTGCGGGAGGTCTTCGGCGCCCTCGAACGGCCGACGATCGAGACAGAGGACGCGGCCGGCCAGCGACACCATCTCCACGTGCGGCAGGACGCGTCCGCCATCGGATTGATCACGGAGGCTTTCCGGGATGCGAGCGTCTACGTCATCGACGGCCACCACCGCTATGAGACGGCCCTCGCTTATCGTGAGGAGCGGCGCGAGCAGTCATCGCGCTGGAGCGGCGACGAGCCCGAGAACTTCGTCCTCATGGCCGTCGTCGCCCTCGACGACCCCGGCCTCGTCGTGCTGCCGTCGCACCGCCTCCTGCGCACACCGCCACCACCGCGCTTCCTTGACCGTTTGGCAGAAACGTTCCGGCTACGTGACGTCGGCGACTGGGACGAAATGCGCGCCGCGCTTGCGAAAACGGATCGGGAGGAGATCTCTTTCGGCGTCGCAACGGCCGAACGCCGCGTCATCGCCGTCATCGACACCAACAGCGCCGCGCGGCTCATGCCGTCGGAGACGCCCCGCCTGTGGCGCTCGCTCGATGCCGCCGTCCTTCGCGAGCTGGTGCTCAAACGGTTGCTGGGCATTGACGAGGAGCGGGCGGCATCGGAGCAGTCGGTGGAGTTCACGCATAACGGCGCAGAGGCGCTGCGCCTCGTGGAATCAGGAGGGTACGGGCTTGCCTTCCTTCTCAGCGCCGTGCCACCGGAGAAGGTGATCGAGATCGCTGACGCCGGCGAGCGGATGCCCCAGAAGACGACCTACTTCTACCCCAAGATACCGGCCGGCTTGGTCCTGAACCCGCTCTTCTAG
- the amrS gene encoding AmmeMemoRadiSam system radical SAM enzyme gives MRERPAPAREALLYETLPDGRVRCNVCRRRCTIPDGSFGVCKMRQAVAGRIRLYNYPGVGSVNNDPVEKKPLFHFFPGSACLSLGSWGCNFHCKHCQNWQISFATPEEALSQSHDLMPDDAVALAKRLGSEGMAFTYNEPGIWLEYALDCARLAKSAGLYTVFVTNGFSTIEALDLIGPYLDAYRVDLKGFSDTFYRQLAKVPRWREVLESAVYAKRHWDMHVEVVTNVIPTMNDDDEQLTAAARWIRDELGPETPWHVTAFQPHHELRHLPPTPVSTLEKAMAIGRNEGLLYVYPGNVFGHPDENTRCPGCGADVISRAGYRIALRALSSDGRCARCGADLNIRTASYQRRLPVSAGS, from the coding sequence ATGCGCGAGAGACCCGCACCGGCGCGCGAAGCGCTCCTCTACGAAACACTGCCCGACGGCCGCGTCCGCTGTAACGTCTGCCGCCGCCGCTGCACCATCCCCGACGGCTCATTCGGCGTCTGCAAGATGCGCCAGGCCGTCGCCGGCCGCATCCGCCTCTACAATTACCCCGGCGTCGGCTCCGTCAACAACGACCCGGTCGAGAAGAAGCCGCTCTTTCACTTCTTCCCCGGCTCCGCCTGCCTCTCTCTCGGCTCGTGGGGCTGCAACTTCCACTGCAAGCACTGCCAGAACTGGCAGATATCGTTCGCGACCCCCGAAGAAGCGTTGAGCCAGTCCCACGACCTCATGCCGGACGACGCCGTCGCCCTCGCCAAACGGCTGGGCAGCGAAGGCATGGCCTTCACTTACAACGAGCCCGGCATCTGGCTCGAGTACGCCCTCGATTGCGCCCGCCTCGCCAAGTCCGCCGGACTCTACACCGTCTTCGTCACCAACGGCTTCAGCACCATCGAAGCGCTCGACCTCATCGGGCCCTACCTCGACGCCTACCGCGTCGACCTGAAAGGTTTCAGCGACACGTTCTACCGCCAGCTTGCGAAAGTGCCCCGCTGGCGCGAGGTGCTGGAATCGGCCGTGTACGCCAAGCGGCACTGGGACATGCACGTCGAGGTGGTGACCAACGTTATCCCCACGATGAACGACGACGATGAGCAGTTGACTGCCGCCGCCCGCTGGATCCGAGACGAGCTGGGGCCGGAAACGCCCTGGCACGTCACCGCCTTCCAGCCCCATCACGAGCTGCGCCACCTGCCGCCGACGCCGGTGAGTACCCTGGAGAAGGCCATGGCCATCGGGCGCAACGAGGGGCTGCTGTACGTCTATCCGGGCAACGTCTTCGGCCATCCCGACGAGAACACGCGATGTCCCGGTTGCGGGGCCGACGTAATCAGCCGCGCCGGTTATCGCATTGCCCTGCGCGCCCTCAGCAGCGACGGCCGCTGCGCCCGCTGCGGCGCCGATCTGAACATCCGCACTGCCAGCTATCAGCGGCGGCTTCCCGTATCGGCAGGTAGTTAG
- the amrA gene encoding AmmeMemoRadiSam system protein A — protein MAGIVYACIAPHPPILVHEVGRGRERETQRTIDALGQVAAEMASFGPETVVLFSPHGPADPQDIGILTAPLAQGTLARWDAPDVRFHYQNDLEAVKLIREEAERAGLPLMTIDEWDDGLVAGLDWGCTVPLYYLRPGIAGARLVPMTPAYLSPQRHYLVGQAIGRALERLGRRAAIVCSADLSHALSPGAPGGYNPAGREFDEKYQQVIADWDVSWVLEAQLDFRRRAAEDAVPQTAMLMGALDRLRVRPRVLSYEGPFGVGYLVAAIDVLSRKPEREATEMKQEPTLPDAGMHPLVLLAKQTVEQYVRTAKVLMPELSPGMEGRAGAFVSIKKHGDLRGCIGTIEPTQENVCMEIVKNAVAAASRDPRFPPISEDELCHLTYSVDILMPPEPVDDPECLDCKRYGVIVQSGLRRGLLLPDLEGVETVQQQIEIAKMKAGIFPDEPCRLYRFEVRRYT, from the coding sequence ATGGCCGGAATCGTCTACGCCTGCATCGCTCCCCACCCACCGATCCTCGTCCACGAGGTCGGCCGCGGGCGCGAGCGCGAGACCCAGCGGACTATCGATGCCCTGGGGCAGGTCGCCGCCGAGATGGCGTCGTTCGGGCCGGAGACGGTCGTCCTTTTTTCGCCTCATGGGCCCGCCGACCCACAAGACATCGGCATCCTCACCGCTCCGTTGGCCCAGGGCACCCTCGCCCGCTGGGACGCCCCCGACGTGCGCTTCCACTATCAGAACGATCTCGAGGCGGTGAAGCTGATCCGCGAGGAGGCGGAGCGCGCCGGCCTGCCGTTGATGACGATAGACGAGTGGGACGACGGCCTCGTGGCCGGCCTCGATTGGGGATGCACCGTCCCCCTGTACTACCTCCGGCCCGGCATTGCAGGCGCGAGGCTCGTCCCCATGACGCCCGCATACCTCTCGCCGCAGCGCCACTACCTTGTGGGGCAGGCCATCGGGCGCGCGCTTGAGCGCCTCGGCAGGCGGGCCGCCATCGTTTGCAGCGCCGACCTCTCGCACGCCCTCAGTCCCGGCGCGCCCGGCGGCTACAACCCCGCGGGACGCGAGTTCGACGAGAAGTACCAGCAGGTCATCGCCGATTGGGACGTGAGCTGGGTCCTGGAGGCGCAGCTCGACTTCCGCCGTCGCGCCGCCGAGGACGCCGTGCCGCAGACCGCGATGCTCATGGGCGCCCTCGACCGGCTGCGCGTCCGGCCGCGCGTCCTCTCATACGAAGGGCCGTTCGGCGTGGGCTACCTCGTGGCCGCCATAGACGTCCTCAGTCGGAAGCCTGAGCGCGAGGCCACGGAGATGAAGCAGGAGCCCACACTGCCCGACGCCGGCATGCATCCGCTCGTCCTCCTCGCCAAGCAGACGGTCGAGCAGTACGTGCGAACAGCCAAAGTGTTGATGCCGGAGCTGTCCCCCGGCATGGAAGGCCGGGCGGGCGCCTTCGTGTCGATAAAGAAGCACGGCGATCTCCGCGGCTGCATCGGCACGATCGAGCCGACGCAGGAGAACGTCTGTATGGAGATCGTGAAGAATGCCGTGGCCGCCGCCAGCCGCGACCCGCGCTTTCCGCCCATCTCCGAGGACGAGCTGTGCCACCTGACGTACAGCGTCGACATTCTAATGCCGCCCGAGCCGGTGGACGACCCCGAATGCCTCGACTGCAAGCGCTATGGCGTGATCGTGCAGAGCGGCCTGCGTCGCGGCCTCTTGCTGCCCGACCTCGAGGGGGTGGAGACGGTGCAGCAGCAAATCGAGATAGCGAAGATGAAGGCGGGG
- the serA gene encoding phosphoglycerate dehydrogenase — MKRKVLVTDPIAQDGIDALTPHVEVDVKLGIPPDELIGVIGEYDALIVRSETKVTADVIEAGKRLQVIGRAGAGVDNIDLDAATRRGIIVVNAPLGNSISAAEHAIALMLALSRHIPQANATLKAGKWDRRSFMGVEVRGKTLGVIGLGQIGSEVARRARGLEMRVIACDPFVSEEMAQVLKVEMVPLEQLLRESDYVSIHTGLTPQTKGMIGEKELRMMKPRARLINAARGGIVDEQALFQAVEEGWIAGAAVDVFSKEPAEDNILLKSDRIIVTPHLGASTAEAQERVALDVARQILAIFSGESPTHAVNAPLVPPETMAIIGPYVEVAVKVASLATQLSEGQLAGLDVEYLGDIADHDVTPLKAAVIKGLLEPISEENVTIVNANMIAEHRGLRINERKGSYEGIYTNLLRVQARTSAGETLVGGTMGHDGPHIVQINEFWVDVSPGDGHLLICENVDRPGMIGAIGMILGQHKININSMRVSANKLGRALMVLGLDQAASDDVLQEISGVPDIFAVRQARI; from the coding sequence GTGAAGCGCAAAGTCCTGGTCACAGATCCAATAGCGCAGGACGGCATCGACGCCCTGACGCCGCATGTCGAAGTCGATGTCAAGCTGGGGATACCGCCCGACGAGCTGATCGGCGTTATCGGCGAGTACGATGCCCTGATCGTGCGCAGCGAGACGAAGGTCACCGCCGACGTCATCGAGGCGGGAAAGCGGCTGCAGGTGATCGGACGGGCGGGCGCCGGAGTCGACAACATCGACCTCGATGCGGCCACACGACGCGGGATCATTGTGGTGAACGCGCCGTTGGGCAATAGCATCTCGGCCGCCGAACATGCCATCGCGCTGATGCTGGCTTTGTCGCGCCACATCCCGCAGGCAAACGCCACCCTGAAAGCGGGCAAGTGGGACCGGCGCAGCTTCATGGGCGTGGAGGTGCGAGGGAAAACGCTGGGCGTCATCGGCCTCGGGCAGATCGGGTCGGAGGTGGCCCGGCGCGCCCGCGGACTGGAGATGCGCGTCATCGCCTGCGACCCGTTTGTCTCCGAGGAGATGGCGCAGGTGCTGAAGGTAGAGATGGTGCCGCTGGAGCAGCTCCTCCGCGAATCCGATTACGTATCGATACACACAGGTCTCACGCCCCAGACGAAAGGGATGATCGGCGAAAAGGAGCTGCGCATGATGAAGCCGCGGGCGCGGCTGATCAACGCGGCGCGCGGCGGCATCGTCGACGAGCAGGCGCTGTTCCAGGCGGTCGAAGAAGGCTGGATAGCGGGCGCGGCTGTAGACGTGTTCAGCAAGGAGCCTGCTGAAGACAACATACTGCTCAAGAGCGATCGCATAATCGTCACGCCGCATCTCGGCGCGTCGACGGCGGAAGCGCAGGAGCGCGTGGCGCTGGACGTGGCGCGCCAGATACTCGCTATCTTCAGCGGCGAGTCGCCGACGCACGCGGTCAACGCTCCGCTCGTGCCGCCGGAGACGATGGCGATCATCGGCCCGTATGTCGAGGTTGCCGTCAAGGTGGCTTCCCTGGCAACGCAACTGAGCGAGGGGCAGCTCGCCGGCCTGGACGTCGAGTACCTGGGCGACATCGCCGACCACGACGTCACGCCGCTCAAGGCCGCCGTCATCAAGGGCCTGCTGGAGCCGATAAGCGAAGAGAACGTAACAATAGTCAACGCGAACATGATCGCCGAGCACCGCGGCCTCAGGATCAACGAGCGAAAGGGCTCGTACGAAGGGATTTACACGAACCTGCTGCGGGTGCAGGCGAGGACTAGCGCGGGCGAGACGCTTGTGGGCGGCACGATGGGGCACGACGGACCGCACATCGTGCAGATAAACGAGTTCTGGGTCGACGTGTCCCCCGGCGACGGCCACCTGCTGATCTGCGAGAACGTCGACAGGCCGGGAATGATCGGCGCGATCGGCATGATCCTGGGTCAGCACAAGATCAACATCAACTCCATGCGCGTGTCGGCCAACAAGCTGGGGCGGGCGCTGATGGTGCTCGGGCTCGATCAGGCTGCGAGCGACGACGTGCTTCAGGAGATATCGGGCGTGCCGGACATCTTTGCGGTGCGCCAGGCGAGAATCTAG
- the rph gene encoding ribonuclease PH: MTRLDGRRPDELRVVRITPGFLEYAEGSALIEMGGTTVLCTATSGERVPPFLRGAGSGWVTAEYGMLPRSTPTRTPREAMAGRPSGRTQEIQRLIGRALRAVTDLDLLGEQSFIVDCDVIRADGGTRTAAITGAYVALKQAFQRQVDSGALPAMPLKDAIAAVSLGIVDGVPLLDLTYEEDSRAEVDFNVAMTGSGEFVEVQASGESASFSKAAMEELLALAAKGIRELLNAQRAALQQPLT, encoded by the coding sequence TTGACCCGCCTCGACGGCCGCCGCCCCGACGAACTTCGCGTAGTCCGCATTACTCCCGGCTTCCTCGAATATGCGGAGGGCTCCGCCCTCATCGAAATGGGCGGCACGACCGTCCTCTGTACCGCCACTTCCGGCGAGCGCGTTCCCCCGTTCCTTCGGGGTGCCGGCAGCGGATGGGTCACCGCTGAATACGGCATGCTCCCGCGCTCTACCCCCACGCGCACTCCGCGTGAGGCGATGGCGGGGCGCCCCAGCGGCCGCACCCAGGAGATACAGCGCCTCATCGGCCGCGCCCTGCGCGCCGTCACCGACCTCGACCTCTTGGGCGAGCAATCGTTCATCGTTGATTGCGACGTCATTCGCGCCGACGGCGGCACACGCACGGCGGCCATAACCGGGGCATACGTTGCTCTCAAGCAGGCTTTCCAGAGGCAGGTCGATTCCGGCGCGCTGCCAGCGATGCCGCTCAAGGATGCCATCGCCGCCGTCAGTCTCGGCATCGTCGACGGCGTGCCCCTGCTCGACCTCACCTACGAAGAAGACTCCCGCGCAGAGGTCGACTTCAACGTGGCCATGACGGGTTCCGGGGAGTTTGTTGAGGTGCAGGCCTCAGGGGAATCGGCCTCGTTCTCGAAGGCGGCGATGGAGGAGTTGCTCGCCCTCGCCGCGAAGGGCATCCGCGAGCTCCTCAACGCGCAGAGAGCAGCGCTCCAACAGCCCCTGACCTAG
- the selA gene encoding L-seryl-tRNA(Sec) selenium transferase, with the protein MANPYRALPSVDRLLGDERLKALVSEFGAATVTDAAREAIEAARRAIAAGETPAPFDSLVAAVAERARATVAVTLRPVINATGIVLHTNLGRAPLSDEAVAAMNAVSRGYSTLEFELEAGERGSRTAHVEALLCRLTGAEAALAVNNNAGAVLLGLSGLASGREVIISRGQLVEIGGGFRIPEIMAESGAVLVEVGTTNRTYLSDYESAVNSDTAAVLRVHTSNFRIVGFAASPSLEELVRLARERRLLLLDDLGSGCLLDTTQFGLGKEPTPQESLISGADLVFFSGDKLLGGPQAGVIAGRGDLVSALKRHPLARALRLDKAALAALQATLLHYVKGEALRKVPVWRMIAMPLADIEERARRWADEVGEPAVVASGRSMIGGGSLPEESLPTALLAIPADGLDLDAIARRLRLSEPPVVARIERDRLLLDPRTVDPRDDGALIAALKSALR; encoded by the coding sequence ATGGCGAATCCCTATAGAGCGCTGCCCAGCGTCGACCGGCTGCTCGGCGATGAGCGGCTCAAGGCGCTCGTTTCCGAGTTCGGCGCCGCCACGGTCACCGACGCCGCCCGCGAAGCGATAGAAGCGGCGAGGCGCGCCATCGCCGCCGGCGAGACCCCCGCCCCATTCGATTCCCTCGTCGCCGCCGTCGCCGAACGGGCGCGTGCAACCGTCGCCGTTACCCTCCGGCCCGTGATCAACGCTACCGGAATCGTGTTGCACACCAACCTCGGCCGCGCTCCACTTTCCGACGAAGCGGTCGCAGCGATGAATGCGGTCTCGCGCGGCTACAGCACCCTTGAGTTCGAGCTGGAAGCGGGCGAGCGGGGCTCGCGCACCGCGCATGTCGAAGCGCTGCTCTGCCGCCTCACCGGCGCCGAAGCGGCGCTGGCGGTGAACAATAACGCCGGCGCCGTGCTCCTCGGCCTCTCCGGTCTCGCCTCCGGACGCGAGGTCATCATCTCCCGCGGCCAGCTCGTCGAGATCGGCGGCGGCTTCCGCATACCAGAGATCATGGCCGAAAGCGGCGCCGTCCTCGTCGAGGTCGGCACGACGAATCGCACTTATCTTTCCGACTACGAGAGTGCCGTCAACAGCGACACGGCGGCGGTGCTCCGCGTCCACACGAGCAACTTCCGCATCGTAGGTTTTGCCGCGTCCCCTTCGCTCGAGGAGCTGGTGCGCCTGGCGCGCGAGCGGCGGTTGCTGCTGCTCGACGATCTGGGCAGCGGATGCCTGCTCGACACGACGCAGTTCGGCCTGGGCAAGGAGCCGACGCCGCAGGAAAGCCTCATTTCGGGGGCCGACCTCGTTTTCTTCTCCGGCGACAAGCTGCTCGGCGGGCCGCAGGCGGGCGTGATCGCCGGGCGCGGCGATCTCGTCTCCGCCCTGAAGCGCCACCCCCTGGCGCGGGCGCTCCGCCTCGACAAAGCGGCGCTGGCCGCCCTCCAGGCGACGCTCCTGCATTATGTCAAGGGCGAGGCGCTTCGGAAGGTCCCCGTCTGGCGGATGATCGCCATGCCGCTGGCCGATATCGAGGAGCGAGCGCGGCGCTGGGCCGACGAGGTCGGGGAACCGGCAGTGGTCGCGTCGGGACGCTCGATGATCGGTGGCGGCAGCCTCCCCGAGGAGAGCCTCCCGACCGCGCTCCTGGCCATCCCAGCAGACGGACTCGACCTCGACGCGATCGCCCGCCGGCTGCGCCTCAGCGAGCCGCCGGTGGTGGCTCGCATCGAGCGCGACAGGCTGCTGCTCGATCCGCGCACCGTCGACCCTCGCGACGACGGGGCGCTCATCGCCGCCCTTAAGTCCGCCCTCCGCTGA